ATCGCAACGAAAACCGCATTCCATTCCCTCGGTTGATATGCGAGCGGGAGAAGAATCGGGCTATCACTCCATCCCCATTCGAGGTCCCTGGTCTGCTGTTCTTGCATCTGTTCTTCTTTCCTGTACTAACTCTCAACTCAGCATTTATAGATATTTTGGATTTCTATCTTTGCGAGCAACATAGCATATGATGAATTTCACACATTGCTCTGTCCGATTTTCTTTTTGGCAGCAAGCAGAGTAGAGCCTCTCTTCCTGCGGTATAGCAGAAATATCAGCAGTCCCACCATGAACCAAATCACTCCCAGCTCTCTGCCAAGAGGGTGAAGAAGTATCAAAATCAGCCAGATGGCGCTACAGGAAACGAAGCCTATTATAGGTATGAGTGATATCTTCACCTTTCTCCCCCTGTAGAGTATAGAGATGTTCAAGGGTGACCTGTAGTAGCCGTTTGATTGCTCTTCAAGCCTTAGCTTAATAGCTGAGAGGTTGACATACATGTAAGCAACAAGAGCGCCGAAATTATAGATGGAGGCTACAAGGTTCAGAAGTTCAGCAGACGGGAGAAAGATGTTGACCAGTATCAGCAGGATGGCTATGAGTGAAAAGGTGATGATTGTTACATAGGGTGTTCTGAACCGCCTGCTTATCCTGGCCATTTCTTTAGGTAGGAGTCCTAGCCTTCCCATCGAAAAAGTAACCCTGGAGACACCCACAACCCCTGTGTTTGTTGATACAGTGCATATCCAGATCCCCATAAACGCCACCCATATGCTGAGAATGCCCCCTATTACAGGATAGGCTGAAGAGAGTACGTAAAGAGGGTTTTCGGGTGAAGATGCAGCAACCTGCCAAGGGATCAGAGAGACGGTCAGGAAAGAAAGGGATAGAGCTATGACAAGGACAGATACAATTGATAGCTTGGTGGCCTTTGGGATCACCTTTGAAGGCTTCTTCGTCTCTTCGGCTGCCTGTGATATCGATTCTATTCCTATGTACGAAGCCATAGCTAGAGTTATTCCATAAGCAAAGTTCTGAGATGTAAGCAGGCTTGGGGTTATCTGACTTGTCCAATTCATAAAAGAATCTGACATGAAAGCTGAGTAAAGACCGATTATTATCAGGATTGATATTGTAGCAAGGCTTACCGCGGTTACAGCTTCGTTCAACTTGGAGGAGTAGCTTATCCCGAATATGTTGAGAACCATCAGCACCACAATCACGGACGCGCCTATCAATCCGTAGTAGGGCTGCTGAAGGGGTACAGATGTACCGAAGAATGTCTTTACTATCGCTCCGACGTAGCCTGATGTTGCGAGCCCAAATAGAGCTATATCGATCGTGTAATCAAGCATAAGCCCCCATCCAGCCATGAACCCATGAATCGGACCGAAGGCCTTTGTAGCATAGTAGTTGCCCCCTCCCGCAACTGGGTATCTTGAGGCCAGCTCTGCATAGGTGAGGCCCGTCGTAACATATGTCACTGCAGCAATCAAAAGTGCTATGGGAGCTGCTGCCTGTGCGTAAAGAGCAAGGATTCCGAGAGCGACGTAGATGTCAGCACCTACGTCGGAATAACCCATGCTGAAGGAACCATAAACACCTATCTCTCTCTTCAGGCCATATGCTTCTTCCCCGAGACCCATCTCTGAGTCTGATGTATCCGGCTTGGGCAAAGTAGGTCATGTTTCCGTTTAGCTAACCCCCGAGAAGATATGGTATTTAAGAATCCCGAATTTATCATCTGACCTAGCAATCGGATAAATTCTGAAAAGAAAAGAAAGAACAGAAATTGCTAGCTCTGCTCAAGCGACTTGAGGATTCTTATCCTCTTTACAGTGTTTGGATGAGTTGAGAAGAGTTCCATGAATCTTTCGCCTGATGTCAGTCTTCTGCTTGCAACATAGTTGACCAGCTCTTCGTCGCTCATGTTTGCCAGGTTGATGCCAGCTGTATTGTCTGGGTCGATTATCATCAAACTCTTGAAGCCTGAAAGCTGAATTGAAGATGAGCCTGTCCTTTTCAAACCGTGTGAATACGCATCCAGCTTTGCCAGAGCAACTGCCAGTTTTTCAGCGCCTCCCTGTACGACTTCGGCTCCATGCCTGTCTGCGTATAGCTCCCTTTGCCTGCCGAGGCCTAGTATCAGAAGGTTCAGTATGAAATAGACGATAAGAGCGAGGAAGCCTATTGCAGCACCATTCCCGCCATTTCTCTGGTTTGACCCGTAGTATCCGCCGGACCATATCAGCGATATGCCTATCCAGTAGAAGATGGTCGGAAGAACGGAGACGAACATCATAATCTGAACGTCCCTGTGCTTCAGATGTCCTAACTCATGACCTAGGACTGCTTCTATCTCGTCGTCCTTCAAATTGTCGAGCAAACCCTGGGTTATGCAGACTCTGCTACCTCCCAGAGGAGAGCCGTAGGCAAAAGCGTTGGGTGCCTTCATCGGAGAATACATTATCTTGGGCTTTTGTATGTGGGCTGAAGCGGCGACCCTTTCCACCATTTCATGCAACTTCGGCGACTGGTTGTAAGGCACTTCCTTGCACCTGTACATAGCCTCAATCATGTACGGAGAGACCAGCCATTGCACGAAGTTGAAGAGGACTACAAAGACAAGGACAGAGAATATGCTCAGAGCTCCAAGCAGGTAAAGGAGAAGTGATATGAAGAGCGTCGAAGCACCTATGACGAGTGCCAGCGTTCCAAACATGGTCAGCCTTAGCTTCAATAAACTGTAGGCCATAGACGGTACACCAATTTCAAAGTCTGTTACCACCTTTTTAACTGTTGCTGATGGTTCATCCTGAGAGATTATGGATTATAGCCACAGTCTGACATGGCCTGGCTCTCTATACTGACTGAATCCAGGTTATGTTTAATTCCATATCATACTTTTTTCGTGTTAAGAAGTAGATATCTGCTGTTCTTTCTGTTGATTCAGGTCGGTTGAAATCTGTAAATTGTTGGTGAATGGTGCTGTGAAAGCTTGAGCGTTTTGAAAGACTGCATTCTGTTTCTTCAAACGTCTGAATTTCTTTTAACGAAGGACTGATTTATTTATTCAAATGTGTGTAACAGAGTTGGCGCCTAACAGATTGTTTGTAATGAACAAACCGAAATCAGTTCTTAGGCAGTCTTAAACAGGCTGATGTGCTAACCACTCTTACATCTGTACCGCAATCAAACTTTCCAGTCAATGTCTACTTCTTCTTTGATAGCTACCCTGACGATTCCCCAGACCATAGCAGCAAGCCATAAGGGAGAATAAACCAGATAGTACAGCACAAACAAGATAGGCGAGAACTTCAGTTTCATCCGCCTAGCAAAGTAGAAGTACAATGATGAATACGCTGCGAGACCGAACAGGGTAGCAGTTGCGAACGAGAAGATTCCGTTGATTTCCTGAGGGGTGACGAAGGGTATGAGAAGCAGGGGAAAGCTCCTTGCAGGGAAAGATATGAATAACAGAGCTATGGTATCCCATATCGCAAGGTCCCTGAAGGCAAAACTTGCAAACAATGCAAGCAGAGAAGGAAAGATCATGAGAAGAGACAGAAGAGCGATCTGAGGTTTTGACCTTACCATGACAAATATCTCCTTCCAGTTATCCCTCAACCATTTAGCTGTACCATAAGCCCATCTTTTTCTCTGTTTGACCCAAGCCGAAAACGTGGGCGGAGCAAATGTATACACTGGTAAGTCATCGATGAACTTGAACTTCAGACCCCTTTCGAAACATCTTAGCCCAAAATCCAAGTCTTCCGATATGACATCCCTGAAACCGCCCACTTTTTCAAATGCCTCTTTTGTTATCGCGAATGCTGCGCCGTTCATACCGAAGGTCCGTCTGGTGCTTACCGATATTAGCCAGTCTGCTGCGCTGATGCCCAGGTACTCATAGTAGACCATCTTGGATAGCAGGCTGTTCCCCTTCACAACCTTCTTGAACTCAACAACATCATAACTCTGAAGCTCTTCGTTAATCCTTTTCAACAGGTCTTCCCCAACAAGAGATGTATC
This is a stretch of genomic DNA from Conexivisphaerales archaeon. It encodes these proteins:
- a CDS encoding APC family permease, producing MPKPDTSDSEMGLGEEAYGLKREIGVYGSFSMGYSDVGADIYVALGILALYAQAAAPIALLIAAVTYVTTGLTYAELASRYPVAGGGNYYATKAFGPIHGFMAGWGLMLDYTIDIALFGLATSGYVGAIVKTFFGTSVPLQQPYYGLIGASVIVVLMVLNIFGISYSSKLNEAVTAVSLATISILIIIGLYSAFMSDSFMNWTSQITPSLLTSQNFAYGITLAMASYIGIESISQAAEETKKPSKVIPKATKLSIVSVLVIALSLSFLTVSLIPWQVAASSPENPLYVLSSAYPVIGGILSIWVAFMGIWICTVSTNTGVVGVSRVTFSMGRLGLLPKEMARISRRFRTPYVTIITFSLIAILLILVNIFLPSAELLNLVASIYNFGALVAYMYVNLSAIKLRLEEQSNGYYRSPLNISILYRGRKVKISLIPIIGFVSCSAIWLILILLHPLGRELGVIWFMVGLLIFLLYRRKRGSTLLAAKKKIGQSNV
- a CDS encoding zinc metalloprotease HtpX, translating into MAYSLLKLRLTMFGTLALVIGASTLFISLLLYLLGALSIFSVLVFVVLFNFVQWLVSPYMIEAMYRCKEVPYNQSPKLHEMVERVAASAHIQKPKIMYSPMKAPNAFAYGSPLGGSRVCITQGLLDNLKDDEIEAVLGHELGHLKHRDVQIMMFVSVLPTIFYWIGISLIWSGGYYGSNQRNGGNGAAIGFLALIVYFILNLLILGLGRQRELYADRHGAEVVQGGAEKLAVALAKLDAYSHGLKRTGSSSIQLSGFKSLMIIDPDNTAGINLANMSDEELVNYVASRRLTSGERFMELFSTHPNTVKRIRILKSLEQS
- a CDS encoding glycosyltransferase family 2 protein — translated: MSLKKDYSLSVIIPVYRTSPTLEDTILKLISSKHPSKEIIVVVDCPDQNIQDIVERYGKEVVFDVSHERRGKVSCLRRGCSLSKGDAFFFLDADTSLVGEDLLKRINEELQSYDVVEFKKVVKGNSLLSKMVYYEYLGISAADWLISVSTRRTFGMNGAAFAITKEAFEKVGGFRDVISEDLDFGLRCFERGLKFKFIDDLPVYTFAPPTFSAWVKQRKRWAYGTAKWLRDNWKEIFVMVRSKPQIALLSLLMIFPSLLALFASFAFRDLAIWDTIALLFISFPARSFPLLLIPFVTPQEINGIFSFATATLFGLAAYSSLYFYFARRMKLKFSPILFVLYYLVYSPLWLAAMVWGIVRVAIKEEVDIDWKV